From one Solanum stenotomum isolate F172 chromosome 12, ASM1918654v1, whole genome shotgun sequence genomic stretch:
- the LOC125848771 gene encoding probable serine/threonine-protein kinase PBL7, producing the protein MGFLPSSFTNSVEPLHSSYPLKTQALATDTDNHCGNEELKIKSLIYRMIWDFGLACFVPTRRRRASGEDNGEKDKGVSSLEHNKAWLLAESGACGTELINAEPHSVHSSFRFSFCSQVELESMNVNRCSSATVLMVNLDNGLTDPLSRELKWRKIQSLERSISPVTHSLIRFTYPEIASATRNFSKGRVLGRGALSYVFRGRVGFMRTTVAIKRLDREDKESPKAFCRELMIASSLHNPYIVPLVGFCIDPEEGFFLVYKYVSGGSLERYLHDKKKRGVKGGPVLQWSTRYKVAVGIADSIGYLHYGTERCVVHRDIKPSNILLSSKKTPKLCDFGLATWTPAPSVPFLCKTVKGTFGYLAPEYFQHGKVSDKTDVYAFGVVLLELLTGRKPIEAKRGPGEENLVLWAKPLLQQGALEKFLDPRLKFPQKNLQQIARMTQAAAACIHTEESRRSNMDEIIAILRGTEVRSLTRKKSISSNNCVIDPQLQRTKSEMNSHLALAMLGVPDFEDDDFYCR; encoded by the exons ATGGGGTTTCTTCCAAGTAGTTTTACTAACTCTGTGGAGCCTCTTCACAGTTCATACCCTTTAAAGACTCAAGCTTTAGCCACTGATACTGATAACCATTGTGGAAATGAAGAGTTAAAAATCAAGTCTTTAATTTACAGAATGATTTGGGATTTTGGGTTGGCTTGTTTTGTTCCGACCCGTCGCCGGCGAGCTTCCGGCGAGGATAACGGTGAGAAGGATAAAGGTGTTAGCAGTTTGGAGCATAATAAGGCTTGGTTGCTTGCTGAGTCAGGAGCATGTGGTACTGAGTTGATTAATGCGGAGCCACATTCGGTTCATTCCTCTTTTAGGTTTAGTTTTTGTTCTCAGGTTGAGCTTGAGTCTATGAATGTTAATAGATGTTCTTCTGCTACTGTTTTGATGGTGAATTTGGATAATGGGTTAACTGATCCCCTGTCTAGAGAGTTAAAATGGAGGAAAATTCAATCACTGGAGAGGAGTATTTCTCCTGTGACTCATTCTTTAATTAGGTTTACCTATCCTGAGATTGCTTCTGCTACTAGGAATTTTTCTAAAG GTAGAGTTTTGGGAAGAGGAGCATTGAGCTATGTTTTCAGAGGAAGAGTTGGATTTATGAGAACTACTGTTGCGATTAAGCGGTTAGATAGGGAAGACAAGGAGTCTCCAAAGGCATTTTGTAGGGAATTGATGATTGCTAGTTCTCTTCATAACCCATACATTGTTCCTCTGGTTGGTTTTTGTATTGATCCAGAGgagggtttctttttggtatacAAGTATGTATCTGGTGGAAGTTTAGAGCGGTATTTACATG ATAAGAAGAAGAGGGGAGTGAAAGGTGGTCCAGTACTTCAATGGTCTACACGGTATAAGGTGGCCGTAGGCATTGCTGATTCAATCGGGTACTTGCATTATGGCACTGAGAGGTGTGTTGTTCACAGGGACATCAAACCCTCCAACATTCTTCTCTCATCCAAAAAGACGCCCAAG TTGTGTGACTTCGGTTTAGCTACATGGACTCCTGCACCTTCTGTACCTTTCCTTTGTAAAACAGTTAAAGGAACATTTGG GTATTTAGCTCCTGAATATTTTCAGCATGGTAAAGTGTCGGATAAAACCGATGTTTATGCCTTTGGAGTTGTCCTCCTGGAGCTGCTCACTGGAAGGAAGCCAATTGAAGCAAAAAGGGGACCAGGAGAAGAGAACTTAGTGTTGTGG GCAAAACCACTACTGCAGCAAGGAGCTCTTGAAAAGTTTCTTGATCCAAGACTCAAATTCCCTCAAAAGAACCTACAACAAATAGCTCGGATGACTCAAGCAGCAGCTGCATGTATACACACTGAAGAGTCTCGAAGGTCCAACATGGATGAGATTATTGCCATATTGAGAGGCACAGAAGTTCGTTCCTTGACCAGAAAAAAGTCTATTTCCAGTAATAATTGTGTGATTGATCCACAATTGCAGCGGACAAAAAGTGAAATGAATAGTCACTTAGCATTGGCAATGTTAGGAGTACCTGActttgaagatgatgattttTATTGTCGTTAA